In Aquincola tertiaricarbonis, the genomic stretch AAGGTGCCCCACTGCATGTAGCCGCACACCGCGGCCTGCGCAGATTCGATGGCGCCCCACCAGCAGGCGATGGGACCGATGACCGCCGAAACCGCCCAGCGCGAGCGGGCAGCTTGTGGGACCAGCAGCACCAGGGCCAGCACCAGAAGCGCATGCGAGCCGATGTAGTGCGCCCACTGCTGATCGGCCGCGCCAGGCCAACGGTAGTAGGCGTAATGCGCCCACCACACGCCGACCAGCAGCAGGATCGCGCTCACTTCGGCTGCCTCGGGCCAGGACCGCCACCGCCCCGGATCACGGCCCGAGCCGCCTCCATCAGCGTCCGGTCGCCGCGCAGGCGCCAGGCCACGACACCGCCGCCTGCAAGGGCGGACAGGATGCAGAGAGATGCAGTCAGCATGGCTTACCCCTGAAGGTCATACTCAATCCCGGCCAGCGAAAGCCAGTCGGTGCAGTTGGCGGTGCCGCCCGCCGCTTCGTTGACGCTCACCACACCGGCGGTGCTGATGAGCAGCGGGACAGAGGCTTCAGCGCTGCCGGCCCGCCCGCGGGCGCTGAGCCGCTTGGCTGCCGGCGGCCAGGCCCAGCGCGGCAAGGTGGTCAGCGTGCTGCCGGTGCCGGGCTTGACCAAGCCCCGCAGCGACACCTTGCCGCCCAGCAGGTCCACACCGAAAGCATCGCCACCGGCCACCACGGTCCAGCCGTTGGACAGCGCCGGCACCAGCCCGCCGCCGCTGGTGCTGTAGACCGCGGGGGTGGCCACGTCCTTGGACAATGTGCCGACCTTCAGGAGTGGCGAGCCAGTGATCTTGTAGACCGCATCGCTGCAGCCGTTGGCGACCACCGCCCCGATGTTCACGTAGCTCTGCGATCCGACATCCGCGGCTCGCGTGGCGTTCGTCACCTCCAGGTGGCCGATCGACACGTGGTTCTGCGTGTTGCTGTCTTGCACGAAGTCGGTGAGCAGGCCGACATCCGTATTGCGCGCCTCGATGCTCCCGATCGACCAGCCCCGCACGTACTGAGAACCGGACGCCGATATGTCGATCGCCTGCCGGGTGCCTGAGACCGAGTACTGATCGATGGACAGCCGCCCGATGCGCACACCGCGGATGGTGTAGTTGCCGCCGAACAGCGCGCGCAGGCCCTTCGGATGGCCGCTCAAGATTGCCTCACCGATCTGCACTTTGTCGATGGCGCCGCCAAGCGCGAAGAACTGCAGGCTGTCGCCAGCGGTGGCCACAGCGTGCGGTGAGGCGCGGAACGGGCCCTCGCCGCGAACGGTGACGCGATCAATCTGCACATCGGAGCTGACCGCGGTGGCTTGGGCGTCCGACTTGATGATCACGCCCTCGCCGTTGTTGCAATAGGCGGTGAGCTGATCGGCGCGGATGCTGGAGGCCTTGATGACCACGCCGTGCAGGCCCATGCAACCGACAACATCACCGGAGGTAACCACTTCGACCACACCCTCGCCAGCGATTACCGCGTGGCACAGGGCGTCGGGGGACCGGGCCAAGCCGATGACGTTGTGCAGCTTGACGCCGCGCCGAAGCGCTGCGGCAGCCTTTGCGTCAGTGTCCGGGTAGCTGATCATGAGCGCATCTGCCGGGCCGCCTGCATACAGCGCGTCGGTGACGGTCAGCCCACAGTCAACGCCAACATCCCGCAGCTCGATGTTGTTGGCGTAGAGCCAGAACGTGCCCTTGATGATCGACCCGCCGACCAGGCTCTTGCAGTCGTCGGACAGACGCGGCATGCCGGCGCCGACGATGCGCAGGTTGTCGATGCCCAAGTACTTACCGGAGCCTGCCCCCGACGCCCCGTAGGTGTGGCCGCACGGGCCATAGGACGCGGCGGACAGCTGCACCGTTCCGCCACCAGATAGTGACCGAGCCGCCCTGTCAAGCGCGGCCGCATCAGAACCGAACCACTCAGGCCGGACCGGGCGTCCGTTTGCTATGGTCACCTGTGCGCCTTCGACAAAGATCTGCCGGCTCGTGTCCACGATGGGTGACGTGATCGTCGTCGGCGACGCGACAACGATGAGCCCACTGAACATGATTGGTCGCCCGAGAAGGTCCGCCGCGGCGATGTCGGTGCTGTTGTCCGCGACGCCGTCCCCGGTCACGACGGTATAGCCGACGTACCCCGCGCCAGCCAAGACGATGTCGATGGCCTGAACAACCAGGTTCTTGATGCCAGCCAGCGTGCGTCGCAATACCCCGAATCGGTCGGTGTATGTGTCAGCGGAGCTGCTGACCACCTCGTCCAACTTCTCGGCGTTGAACAGCAGGTCGCGCGGATCGCTGCTGGGCACCGGCTTGTTGGTGGGGATGGTCATTCGTCGTCCTGATAGATGCGCTCGTCGTACTCAGCGCATGCTATGGAGACAGATCCGTTGGACGTTGGCTTCAGCTCGGTGACGGTGAATAGGCCGGCGGCCTCAAGCTCGTCCGGCGTGAGGCCCACAGCGAACGCGTATCGGCTGCCGAGCTGGCGGTCGCCGCCAGCGACGTACAGGCCGGCCGGTACGGTCGCGAGCCGGACGTTTGGGCCCGATGGGTAGCAAAGCACCGGTGCGCCCAGGTGGCGCCCATCGGCGCCGGTGAACAGGACTCGCCCACTGGGCTGGCCCTTCCAGTCCAGCGGCTCGCTGGTAGTGATCACGTCGCCTGCGATGGCCAGCACCTCGCCGGCCTGCAGCTGCCCCTCGTCACCCCCGAAGTCGTTCGGATCGATCCAACGGATCAGGCTGCCCAGGCCCAGGGCGCCGGCATCGGCCAAGGCCGTGTCCTGCATGCTCGTGCGCTGGTACAGCAATCTCCGCGCTTCCAGGCGTGCTCGATTCAGGGCCTGGGCCTGGGTGGTGCATCCAGGCAACTTCACCTTGAGCGGGTTCTCAACGACGCCTTCGACAGGGGCGCCGGTCGAGATGCTCAATCGGATGTAGGCCTTCTTCGACTGCTCCGCTTCATCGACATACTCGACCTCCACGCCGTCATTGCTCGCCGGCAGGTGAGCGGCGTAGCTCACCGCCGACTCGCCGCCGGGAGCAAGGTTGCGGTAGTCCAACTGCAGTTCCGGGTAGGGCCTGGCCTGGTCGCGTGTCATGGTCCAGCGCAGGCCATCGCGCCACACAACGCAGCGCGCGGTGTTGGCAATGGTCTGCAGCCGCTCGCCGAGGCTCATGTCGGCGTCGTCCAGGCTGCCGTCGAATCGCAGCAGCGGCGAGTCCTCGCCCAGCTGCTGGTTGATCGCGGCGAACGCTGCAACATCCAGCCCGCTGATGGGGTTGCCCGCGATCGTCCACACGTGCGCCATCGCTCGGGCGAAGTTGCGCGACGCGCTCAAGGCGTCATCGTCCAGCCTGCGCACGCGCCGCTGCCAACGGAGATTGAACTTTCGATCGCTGTACCCCGTTGCTTCATTCGTGGCCTTGGTCGTCACGCGGATGACGGTGACGCCTGGCAGGACCTTCGTCGCGTAGTGCCTGACTGCGTACAGCTCTTCGAGCTTGGCCACGTCCGCCCCACCGCTGTTGACCTGGCCAGACAGCCGAGTGAACTGCACCCGGTACCGGCCGTAGCCGGCCGTGGGCGTCACCTCGGTGGTCCAGTACCGGCTGTCGTAGGTGTCCGCGCTGTAGGTGTCGGCCCGGGTCTGACGCGTCCCGGAGATCTCGTCGCCAGCGCCGTCAATCTGCCACCACTCCGCGCGCACGTCGACGCTTCCCTTCAGGCCGCGCAGGAAGATCGTGTTCCAGCGGATGCGGTCACTGGCCAGCGGGAGCGTGAAGGGCCCCAGTGTGGTCTTCGAGCTGCCGTTGGGCCGTAGGCTGAACTCGATTCCACTGGCGGCGGTGTCTGAGACCCAGGCACTGCTTGAAAGGGTGAGCGTGCAAGAGCCGGCGGCAACCACGGCGCTCAGCACCCCGCATGCCTCATCGAACTCAGTCGGGCCCGAGCCATAGCTGAACAGCACGCGCGCAGTGCCGCTCGGCACAAGCGACTTGAGGTCATCCAGCGCAGGGCTGTCTGGAATGACCACCGTGAACGAGGTGGCGCCCGTGGCCGCAGAGAAGCTGCCGGTGGCCGTCACGTCAGCGAAAGGCTCAGCGTAGGGCAGCTCTTGTCCGTTGACTTCCTCGCTGGCGAAGGTCTCAATGACGTCCGAGATGGTGGTCTGGCGCAACTCGGGGTAGCCTGGGCCAGGCGCCGGCTCGAAGACCTCGTAGCTCGCGCCATCGATGTCGCCAATGGGCGTTTCGGCGTACTGCACTTCGGTGATGTCCCCGACGCCGCGGCTGACGCACAGCCATTCGGACACGTACTTGAGGTGGTCGATGTACTCGACAGTGGAAGGCTGGATCAGGTCTGGCCAGCAGCGCCGATAGCCATAGACATCGGGGATCGCTTGGTAGGCCCGAGCGACGTTGCTCTGACCGGTAAGACTGTTGTTCGGCGAGTCCTTGGACGTCGTGCTGCCCGGGATCTTGGGCATCAACGCGTACGACGCGACCGCTACCGCAGCGATGGCGATGTAGGCCCAGGTGATGGGGTCAAAGCCCTCCGGCCTGCGGAGCACCATCACGAAGTCAGATGGGTTGGGCGGCAGGTCCAGCCGTGGGTCTGTGAGCGGGTCCACGGGCAGCCCGTTGATGCGCAGCTCGCAGTCAGCGCCTGCGGGGATATGCCGCGCGATGTTTTCGTGCAGGCTGGCGCCGAAGTCCCAAGGGTAGCGCTGGCGGCCGGTGATTCCGGCCGGATCTGTGAGCACCGTCAGCATGCCGCGTACCGGTAGAACCGCAGAGCGCCATAGACGCGCTCAACAGCCGAGAGGCGCGAGACCCTCACGTTGCCCGGGTGGTCGACCGATCCCTCGGCGTGCAGCACCCTGGCGCCGTCAAGAACCACCCCGCAGTGCGTTGGCGCACCTTCACGCCAGGCCATGAAGCACGTGGCGCCAGCCTGCAACTCGCACTCGGTCCAGCCGGTGGCGGACGCGAAGCCCTCCGCAATGTCGCACTGAGGGACAGGGCCGAGGTCCAGGCTCAGCACCTCACGGTGCCAGAGCACGATCAAGCCGTAGCAGTCAACCGCCTCCCAGTCGGCACGCCACCGGCACCAGGGCGTGCCGACGATGCGGCGGACGAACTCGTCAGGCGAGAGAAGGTGTTGTTCCACCCCCGGGCATGCTAGGAACGCCCCTACAGCAGCTGCAGCCCGGTGAAGATGTTGGGATCGTAGATCTCGGCGGCAGACCGGCGCATGGGATTGTTGTCGGTAGCCGTCACCTGCACCTGGTCGCCGCTGAATGTCACGCCACCAGCCTCGGCCGCGTAGAGCTGCCAAGTGACCTGCGGCGCATCGGTGTTGCCCAGGTAGACCGCGTACGTGACCGCGATCGGCGCGCGTGAACCGGCGGCCGAGATGCGGCGCAGCTGCCGCTTGAACTCCCGGCCCACCACCGGCCGCGGGAACGCGAGCTGTAACTTTGGCTGCGAGCCGCGCTTCTGCTCCGGCGCCCGAAGGTCCATTGGCACCGGCGTGTGCAACGCGCCTGCGAGCGTGACGGGCTGGAATTGGTTGGCCACCAACCGGAACGGCGCCTCGAATGCCGGGTGCTCGAACACCACAGCGTGGTACTCGGCCAGCTTGCTCTTCGTGGTCCAGAACTCGCGTTTGTCCACCGGTCAGGCCCCAGGCATCTCGACGTTGATCGCAGGGTCCAACAGGTTGGCCCAGGTCCGCCAATCAGGCAGGCCAGCGATGATCTCTGCCGCCTCGGCGTAGCCCTCCGGGATGACCTGTGACCGCGCCATGATGGTCGCGGTATAGCCCCAGGTCTCCCCATCCTCTCGAGTGGGCAAGAGGTCTTGATCAAGAAAGCGGCAGGTGTGCACCAGCAGACCGAACTCGGTCCGAATCGGCATGTCGAACTCGTCCAAGCCGCGACGGATGATCTGGGTGAACCACAGCTGGAAGGCGATGGCCTCGTCGCGCGTGAACCGGAACCCGACATCCCACAGCACAGGCGTGTCAGTTCCCACCGCCTGCGCGTAGCCGGCGCCACGCCGCGGCTCGACCATCCGGAATGCAGGGGGCTGGGTGCGGCTCTTCGACGCGCGCAGCGCAAGCGGCAGGTAGGGTGGATAGGCCGCTGGCATCACAACCTCGAGGCGATGTTGGTGGACGATCGAGCGGCGTCCCAGATCGGGCCGTCGTTCTCGCGGAACTGGCGAGCGACCTCGCTGATCACCAGCTGCACCTGGCCGCCCTCACCAGTCCGCTGCGTGACCTGCGCGGTGGGGTGCTGGTTGATCACCTGCACGTTGACCTGCACGCCGCCTCCTACCTTGTCAGCGGCCGTCACCGAGCCGTTCGCGGTAGGCAGGAGGAACTGATTGCCGTTCGAGGCGGTGAACATCTCCGGCCGGCCGGTCTCGTTCACCCGATACAGGCTGCCGGCGGACACCGGCCCGCCGTACTGCCGGCCGCCGCCGTACTGGGTGCCTGAGATGGTCGACACGATGGACGATGTGGCCGCGATAACGCTTCCCATCGCTGCCAGGTTCTCGGGAAATGGTCGGCCGGCAGCGTTGGCGATGCCCTGCTGAATCTTGACGATTGAGTCGGCGATCGCGAAGGCCTTCGAGGCGGCGAACATGGCCTTGTAAATGCCCGACTGCTTGCCTGCAAAGGCCTTCGTCACATCCGCGATACCGGCGAACAGGTTGCTGTAGGCCATTAACTGAGCCGACTGGGCCGCGGCTTCGGCCGCACGCCGCTTCTCGATCTCGGCGGTTATCGCTTCGGTGGTTTGTTGCTCCAAGGCCAGCTTTGCGGCCGCGTACAGCTCGAGGTTGTCCTGATCAAGAGCTGCATACGAGGCCAACAGGGCCGACTTCTGTTCAAGCTCGAACTGCAGCTTGGCGACAGGATCTTCGGCCACGATGGTGTCGCGCGCGAACTGCTGCCCCTGCCTCTGCTGGTCCTCCAGCTTCTTCTTGGCGGCCAGCTCCTGCTCTCCGGCGTCCTCGATCAGCTTGCGGCGCTCCTCTGCAGCGCGCAGCTGCAAGGCCATGCGCTCATCGGCCGCGTTCTTCTCAATGAGGGTGACAGCCTGTGCGTGCTGCTCGTGGCTGATCTTGCTGGCCTTGAGCAGCTCGTCGTTCTTGCGAAGCGCTTCGCGCTCGACCACGTTGATCTTTTCGAGCGGGTTCTCAGCAGCATCCTTGGCCAGGCCCGCGAGATAGGCCGCACCATCGAACTTCGCGCCCTTCTTCTTGTCGTCGCCCACGCCAGCAGGCGGCTTGAGCTTCGTCGGGCCACCCATCGTGGGGTTGATCAGGCCGCGGCCATACCCGGCGGCGCCACGCTCCCAGGCCTCGCGCATCTGCTGGCCAGCCAGCTTCGTCTTGGAAAGCGTGGCCGCGTCCGCGGCGTCCAGTTCTTTGCGTCGGCGGTCTGCCTCCGACTTCATCGCGTCGCCGAGCGCAGCAGCACGCGCGAAGTCGCCTTGCGCGACCGCAAGGATCTGCTGACCGATGCCCTTGATCTCGCTGGTTACCCCCTTGAACACGAATACAACGTTCCTGCCAAGAACGCTCAGGGCCTGCCAGGCGACGTCTGCAGCGTCGACGACATACGACAACACGATCTTCGTCTCGTCGGCCCAGCTCTTGACCGCGTCGTTGCGGCCGAGCCCGCCAGCTTGCTCGTTGGCTGCACCGAACTGCTTGGCCAGTTCATCAAGCACCTCAGACAGGCCATTGGTCGCCCCCGCCAGTGCGGCACTGCTGCCGCTCAGCTCGTCGAACTTCAGAGCCGCCAATGCTGCAGAGTCTTTGGCGACAGTCATGGCGCTGCCGACGGTCGTGGGGAACTTGGCAAAGTCCGCCTCGATCTTGGCGCTAGCTGCTATCAGCGCGTTCGTGATGACGTCAGCAGTCAGCTTCCCCTCTTCGCCCAGCTTCTTCAGTGCTCCGACCGGAACGCCCATCGCGTCCGCCAGCTGTTTCATCAGGTACTGCGAGGTTTCCATCAGCGACCTGAGTTCGTCGCCTTGCAGCTTCCCGGAACCCAGGGCCTGGCCGAACTGCAGCATCGCCGCCTTCGCCTCGACCGCGTTGGCACCCGACACGCGGATCGCCTTGGCGAGAAGCTCGGTGACCTGAAGCGTGTCCCGCTGGTTGCCGCCCATCGACACGATCGCTTGGTTGAGGCGCGTGAAGACATCGACGTTGCCCGCAAGACTCGTCTGAGTGCGCCGGCTAACTGCCACCAGCTCATTCATCGCCAAAGCGCCGTCTTCGATCGAACCTGCGGCGACTTCCGCTCGCGCAGACAGCATCCTGAGCTCGTCAGCCATCTCCATGATCTTCAGCGCGGTCATGGCCACTGCAAGCAGCTTGACTGCCGCAGTGATCGCATTGAAGCTGGACGCAGCCTTGTCGACCTCGCGGGTGACGACCCGTGTGCCGTCGATCACCTTCGACGTGTCCAGCGTCACGTCGTAGTAGATCTCTCCGACCTTCTCAGCCACGGCGGCGCTCCTCGATGGCCTTCACGGCAGCCTCGTATTCCTCGCGGCTCGGCACGCTGCGCTTCTTCTCGCCGGCCTGCGGGAACTTCATCTCCAGCATCGTCTGGAACTCGGTCATGGACAGGGCTTCCGCATCGGCGCTCGACAGGCCCAGGTGCACACGTGCGGCCGCGATGTACTCGGCCGCGTCGAACCGATCGCTGTACTCGCCGTTGCCCTGGCCTGGCTTGGCCTTACCGGCAATGCCGTGCTGCATCAGATGCCGCGCAATGACGATCTGCTCGATGGCCGGCATGGTGCCGGCGTGTTGGCCCTCTTCGTCCAGCCAGCCGATCAGCGGTGTCGGGTCATCCTGATCGCACAAACAAGCCAGCACATAGGTCGCATCCGCCGCGGCGCGCGGCCCATGCAGGCCGGCGTACAGCGCGACGATTTCATGAGGGGTCCCCAGCGAAGCGATGCGGCCGAACGACGGGCGGAAGGTCCACTCGCCGCCCGTCGAATCGAATGCCCGAACGAAGCCGGCCTCAACGAGCACGGCGGTCAGAGGTCGAACAGCTGCGCGGTCAGGCCGTTGGCGCCGGTAAGGTGCACCACGCCCTGGCAGTAGGCGCTGATGGTGTTCAGCAGCACGGCCACGCTCAGACCCGCGCCCACCGCGATTGCGTAACCGCCGGCCACCGACACGCCGGGCGCGCCGGGGAAGTTCACGGTGGTGCCGGCGCTGCCGTCTACCGTCACGGTCAGGCTGCTTCCGGTGGTGTTGCGCAGCACCAGCAGCTGCTTCTTGCCCGGTGCGATGGTGATGGTGTCATCGGCCGACAGCGTGGAGATTGCTGCAGCGAAGCTGCCGAGCTGCCCGGCGTTGATGGAGGTGATTGCGGCCATGGTTCAGGCTCCTGGGTGTGGTGTGGATCAGGCGGGCGTGTAGGTCACTGCGCCGTTGCTCATGGCAGTGATCGACCAGGTGGCGGCGTCCGCATAGGGGCGGTCACCGCCGCGTGCGCGACCTCCTCATCACCGCAGCCCAGGCCCTGGCGACCGTGGCCATTGCCCTGGCGGGCGTCTGGATGGCGCTGTGAAGGTCGCCCTCTTCCTCGAGCTGCTGCTGTTCGCGCTGGCCGGCGTGAGCCGCTTCGTGTGGCAGCGCCGCGGGCAAGCCGCCCTCGGCCTGCTGGTGTTCCTGCTGACGATCGCGGGCTCGGCTGCCACGCCGGGTCCGTGGTGGGGGTACTGACCATGTCCAACCTCATCCCGCTGCGCGGCTGCACCGACGACTGCGCCCAGGGCCGCCGGCCCTGCCAGTGCGGCATCGGCGCGCTGACGGAAGCTGATCTTGATCGGCATATCGCCGAGCGCTATGGCTGCCCGACAACTCGGCGCTTCCCGCGCTCGCTGTCCGAGGCCTTCCCGGACGAGCGCGCCAGCGCCGGCAGCCGCCACAAGCCCGGGCTGCTCGCCCGCCTGTTCGCCTTCTCGTGGAGCAAGCCGTGAATCAAGTCATGGAACGGTCCGATGTAACCGCCATCGCTCATGTGGACGAGCGCCCTCGCGCTTTGGCTGTACAGCACTCACCATCATCGGTCGACGCGGGCTTCGCGCTTGTGCAGGCCGCAGTGGCCCGCGGCGCCAGCATGGACGAGCTGACCAAGCTCATGGAGCTACGCGCCAAGTTGCGAGCAGAGGCCGCTGAAGAAGCGTTCGTCGGTGCAATGGCGTCCTTCAAGGCGGAGCCGCTGGTCATTGTCAAACGCAAGTCCGTCGGCTA encodes the following:
- a CDS encoding DUF6246 family protein, with protein sequence MLVEAGFVRAFDSTGGEWTFRPSFGRIASLGTPHEIVALYAGLHGPRAAADATYVLACLCDQDDPTPLIGWLDEEGQHAGTMPAIEQIVIARHLMQHGIAGKAKPGQGNGEYSDRFDAAEYIAAARVHLGLSSADAEALSMTEFQTMLEMKFPQAGEKKRSVPSREEYEAAVKAIEERRRG
- a CDS encoding host specificity factor TipJ family phage tail protein, encoding MLTVLTDPAGITGRQRYPWDFGASLHENIARHIPAGADCELRINGLPVDPLTDPRLDLPPNPSDFVMVLRRPEGFDPITWAYIAIAAVAVASYALMPKIPGSTTSKDSPNNSLTGQSNVARAYQAIPDVYGYRRCWPDLIQPSTVEYIDHLKYVSEWLCVSRGVGDITEVQYAETPIGDIDGASYEVFEPAPGPGYPELRQTTISDVIETFASEEVNGQELPYAEPFADVTATGSFSAATGATSFTVVIPDSPALDDLKSLVPSGTARVLFSYGSGPTEFDEACGVLSAVVAAGSCTLTLSSSAWVSDTAASGIEFSLRPNGSSKTTLGPFTLPLASDRIRWNTIFLRGLKGSVDVRAEWWQIDGAGDEISGTRQTRADTYSADTYDSRYWTTEVTPTAGYGRYRVQFTRLSGQVNSGGADVAKLEELYAVRHYATKVLPGVTVIRVTTKATNEATGYSDRKFNLRWQRRVRRLDDDALSASRNFARAMAHVWTIAGNPISGLDVAAFAAINQQLGEDSPLLRFDGSLDDADMSLGERLQTIANTARCVVWRDGLRWTMTRDQARPYPELQLDYRNLAPGGESAVSYAAHLPASNDGVEVEYVDEAEQSKKAYIRLSISTGAPVEGVVENPLKVKLPGCTTQAQALNRARLEARRLLYQRTSMQDTALADAGALGLGSLIRWIDPNDFGGDEGQLQAGEVLAIAGDVITTSEPLDWKGQPSGRVLFTGADGRHLGAPVLCYPSGPNVRLATVPAGLYVAGGDRQLGSRYAFAVGLTPDELEAAGLFTVTELKPTSNGSVSIACAEYDERIYQDDE
- a CDS encoding NlpC/P60 family protein; the protein is MEQHLLSPDEFVRRIVGTPWCRWRADWEAVDCYGLIVLWHREVLSLDLGPVPQCDIAEGFASATGWTECELQAGATCFMAWREGAPTHCGVVLDGARVLHAEGSVDHPGNVRVSRLSAVERVYGALRFYRYAAC
- a CDS encoding tape measure protein yields the protein MAEKVGEIYYDVTLDTSKVIDGTRVVTREVDKAASSFNAITAAVKLLAVAMTALKIMEMADELRMLSARAEVAAGSIEDGALAMNELVAVSRRTQTSLAGNVDVFTRLNQAIVSMGGNQRDTLQVTELLAKAIRVSGANAVEAKAAMLQFGQALGSGKLQGDELRSLMETSQYLMKQLADAMGVPVGALKKLGEEGKLTADVITNALIAASAKIEADFAKFPTTVGSAMTVAKDSAALAALKFDELSGSSAALAGATNGLSEVLDELAKQFGAANEQAGGLGRNDAVKSWADETKIVLSYVVDAADVAWQALSVLGRNVVFVFKGVTSEIKGIGQQILAVAQGDFARAAALGDAMKSEADRRRKELDAADAATLSKTKLAGQQMREAWERGAAGYGRGLINPTMGGPTKLKPPAGVGDDKKKGAKFDGAAYLAGLAKDAAENPLEKINVVEREALRKNDELLKASKISHEQHAQAVTLIEKNAADERMALQLRAAEERRKLIEDAGEQELAAKKKLEDQQRQGQQFARDTIVAEDPVAKLQFELEQKSALLASYAALDQDNLELYAAAKLALEQQTTEAITAEIEKRRAAEAAAQSAQLMAYSNLFAGIADVTKAFAGKQSGIYKAMFAASKAFAIADSIVKIQQGIANAAGRPFPENLAAMGSVIAATSSIVSTISGTQYGGGRQYGGPVSAGSLYRVNETGRPEMFTASNGNQFLLPTANGSVTAADKVGGGVQVNVQVINQHPTAQVTQRTGEGGQVQLVISEVARQFRENDGPIWDAARSSTNIASRL